The following are encoded together in the Geobacter sulfurreducens PCA genome:
- the leuS gene encoding leucine--tRNA ligase, with the protein MQERYIPKNVEGKWQEIWEENKTFTVTEDPSKPKYYLLEMFPYPSGRIHMGHVRNYSIGDVVGRFKRMRGFNVLHPMGWDAFGMPAENAAIKHGSHPAKWTYENIDYMRSQLKKMGLSYDWGRELATCDVDYYKWEQKMFLEMYEKGLVYKKSSFVNWCPACETVLANEQVEDGCCWRCDSDVTQKELDQWFFRITRYAEELLEDTWNLPGWPERVLVMQRNWIGKSFGCEIDFPVEGKVEKVKVFTTRQDTLYGATFMSLAPEHPQALELTTPERRAEVEAFIDKVKKTDKIKRTAEDFEKEGVFTGAYCINPVTNLRMPVYLANFVLLDYGTGAVMAVPTHDQRDFEFARTYDLPLQVVIQPEGETLDPAAMTAAYTEVGTMVNSGPFNGMKSDEAKEKIADYLEQEGVGTKTVNYRLRDWGISRQRYWGNPIPVINCDICGVVPVPDKDLPVVLPMDAEFTGEGGNPLARVESFVNVTCPQCGAEARRETDTMDTFVQSSWYFLRYCCPDFACGPIDRARAGYWMPVDQYIGGIEHAVLHLLYSRFFTKALRDLGYVTVAEPFKNLLTQGMVIKDGAKMSKSKGNVVDPDALIERYGADTARLFTLFAAPPEKDLDWSDQGVEGSFRFLNRVWRLVFEVLPFIGSAGKPDPAALGDGARDLRRTVHKTIRKVTDDLDERFHFNTAISAVMELVNAIQSFEPKNAPENAPVLREAVESVVQLLAPFVPHVAEELWESLGHQGGVEASGWPSYDPEATVEEELLIVVQVNGKLRGKVTVAVDAGEEQVKAAAFADDKVKPWLDGKQIRKAIYVPGKLLNIVVG; encoded by the coding sequence GTGCAAGAGCGTTACATCCCCAAAAACGTTGAGGGGAAGTGGCAGGAAATCTGGGAAGAGAACAAAACCTTCACGGTCACCGAAGATCCGTCGAAGCCGAAATATTACCTGCTCGAGATGTTTCCCTATCCCTCGGGCCGCATTCACATGGGGCATGTGCGCAACTACTCCATCGGCGACGTGGTGGGCCGGTTCAAGAGGATGCGCGGCTTCAACGTCCTGCACCCCATGGGATGGGATGCCTTCGGCATGCCGGCCGAAAACGCCGCCATCAAGCATGGCAGCCATCCGGCCAAGTGGACCTACGAGAACATCGACTACATGCGGAGCCAGCTCAAGAAGATGGGCCTTTCCTATGACTGGGGCCGCGAACTTGCCACCTGCGATGTCGACTACTACAAGTGGGAACAGAAAATGTTCCTGGAAATGTATGAGAAGGGGCTCGTCTACAAGAAGAGTTCCTTTGTGAACTGGTGCCCCGCCTGCGAGACGGTGCTCGCCAACGAGCAGGTGGAGGACGGCTGCTGCTGGCGTTGCGACAGCGATGTGACCCAGAAAGAGCTCGACCAGTGGTTCTTCCGAATCACCCGCTACGCCGAGGAACTGCTTGAGGATACCTGGAACCTTCCCGGCTGGCCCGAGCGGGTTCTGGTGATGCAGCGGAACTGGATCGGCAAGAGCTTCGGCTGCGAGATCGATTTCCCGGTCGAGGGGAAAGTCGAGAAGGTCAAGGTGTTCACCACCCGTCAGGACACCCTCTACGGCGCCACGTTCATGTCCCTGGCGCCCGAGCACCCGCAGGCCCTGGAGCTGACCACGCCGGAGCGCCGCGCCGAGGTGGAGGCGTTCATCGACAAGGTCAAGAAGACCGACAAGATCAAGCGGACCGCCGAGGATTTTGAGAAGGAAGGGGTCTTCACCGGCGCCTATTGCATCAATCCGGTAACCAATCTGCGGATGCCGGTCTATCTCGCCAACTTCGTCCTGCTCGACTACGGCACCGGCGCGGTCATGGCGGTGCCCACCCATGACCAGCGCGATTTCGAGTTCGCCCGCACGTACGACCTGCCGCTCCAGGTGGTGATCCAGCCCGAGGGCGAAACCCTCGACCCTGCCGCCATGACCGCCGCCTATACCGAGGTGGGGACCATGGTCAACTCCGGCCCCTTCAACGGAATGAAGAGTGATGAGGCCAAGGAGAAGATTGCCGATTACCTGGAGCAGGAAGGGGTCGGCACCAAGACCGTCAACTACCGGCTGCGCGATTGGGGTATCTCCCGCCAGCGCTACTGGGGGAACCCGATTCCCGTCATCAACTGCGATATCTGCGGCGTGGTGCCGGTGCCGGACAAGGATCTGCCGGTGGTTCTCCCCATGGACGCCGAGTTCACGGGCGAGGGGGGCAATCCCCTTGCCAGGGTCGAATCGTTCGTCAACGTCACCTGTCCCCAGTGCGGTGCCGAGGCTCGGCGCGAAACCGACACCATGGACACCTTTGTCCAGTCCTCCTGGTATTTTCTCCGCTACTGCTGCCCCGATTTCGCCTGCGGCCCCATCGACCGGGCCCGGGCCGGGTACTGGATGCCCGTTGACCAGTACATCGGCGGCATCGAGCACGCCGTTCTTCACCTCCTCTACTCGCGCTTTTTCACCAAGGCCCTGCGCGACCTGGGGTACGTGACCGTGGCCGAACCGTTCAAGAACCTCCTCACCCAGGGGATGGTCATCAAGGACGGGGCCAAGATGAGCAAGTCCAAGGGGAACGTGGTAGACCCCGACGCCCTGATCGAGCGCTACGGCGCCGACACGGCCCGGCTGTTCACCCTGTTCGCCGCGCCTCCCGAGAAGGATCTTGACTGGAGCGACCAGGGAGTCGAGGGAAGCTTCCGATTCCTCAATCGCGTCTGGCGCCTGGTCTTCGAGGTTCTGCCCTTCATCGGCTCCGCGGGCAAGCCCGACCCGGCCGCCCTGGGCGATGGAGCGCGCGACCTGCGCCGGACCGTGCACAAGACCATCCGTAAGGTGACCGATGACCTGGACGAGCGGTTCCACTTCAATACGGCCATCTCGGCGGTCATGGAATTGGTGAACGCCATCCAGTCCTTCGAGCCGAAGAACGCTCCTGAAAACGCCCCGGTTCTCCGGGAGGCGGTGGAAAGCGTCGTGCAACTGCTCGCACCCTTTGTTCCTCATGTGGCCGAGGAGCTTTGGGAGTCCCTGGGACACCAGGGAGGCGTGGAGGCGTCCGGCTGGCCTTCCTACGATCCCGAGGCGACTGTTGAGGAGGAACTCCTCATTGTGGTGCAGGTGAACGGCAAACTGCGCGGCAAGGTTACGGTTGCCGTGGATGCCGGCGAGGAGCAGGTAAAGGCCGCGGCCTTTGCCGACGACAAGGTAAAGCCGTGGCTTGACGGGAAGCAGATCCGTAAGGCCATCTATGTCCCCGGCAAGCTTCTCAATATCGTGGTGGGGTGA
- the holA gene encoding DNA polymerase III subunit delta → MKSDELDNAIERGEIAPLYYFYGDEPYLMERAVKRLTERVVSADFRDFNLDVFYGNESKGDDIATAAQTLPMFADRRMVLVKRAGDLSAAALETLAACVADPAPQTCLLFVGDKIDKRKKFFLDLAKKGELVEFKRPYENQLGVFIRDEARSLGKRIDGAAVEMLVYLVGNNLGELATQLEKVATFVGTRETLTVEDVREVVSDTKVESVFDLANALGERDLGKSLRSLATILRDGEAPLMLLAMIARHFRQLWRVRELMAAKVQQQEVARRTGINPYFLKGVMDQARNFTVADLRRVFEGLYAADLALKGVGGGGKPSLVMERLVMDVCGMGRRKR, encoded by the coding sequence ATGAAATCCGACGAACTGGATAACGCCATTGAAAGGGGGGAGATTGCCCCCCTTTACTATTTTTACGGAGACGAGCCCTATCTGATGGAGCGGGCCGTCAAGCGTCTCACGGAACGGGTCGTGTCGGCGGATTTCCGCGATTTCAACCTGGACGTATTCTACGGCAACGAGAGCAAGGGGGATGATATCGCCACTGCCGCCCAGACCCTGCCCATGTTCGCCGACCGCCGCATGGTGCTCGTCAAGCGGGCCGGCGATCTGTCGGCCGCTGCTCTCGAAACCCTTGCCGCCTGCGTTGCCGATCCCGCTCCCCAGACCTGTCTCCTCTTTGTGGGCGACAAGATCGACAAGCGGAAGAAGTTTTTCCTGGATCTGGCAAAAAAGGGAGAACTGGTCGAGTTCAAGCGTCCCTACGAGAACCAGCTCGGCGTATTCATCCGTGACGAGGCCCGGAGTCTCGGCAAGCGGATCGACGGCGCTGCCGTTGAAATGCTCGTCTATCTCGTGGGGAACAATCTGGGGGAACTGGCGACCCAGCTGGAAAAGGTGGCCACCTTTGTGGGTACGAGGGAGACGCTCACGGTAGAGGATGTGCGGGAAGTGGTATCCGATACCAAGGTGGAAAGCGTTTTCGACCTGGCCAACGCTCTGGGAGAGCGTGATCTGGGCAAGTCTCTGCGGAGCCTGGCCACTATTTTGCGGGACGGCGAGGCCCCACTCATGCTTCTGGCCATGATAGCGCGGCATTTCCGCCAGCTCTGGCGGGTGCGCGAGCTCATGGCCGCCAAGGTCCAGCAACAGGAGGTCGCCCGCAGAACCGGCATCAATCCCTACTTCCTCAAGGGGGTCATGGATCAGGCCCGCAACTTCACCGTGGCAGACCTGCGCCGGGTCTTCGAGGGGCTCTATGCAGCCGATCTCGCCCTCAAGGGAGTCGGTGGCGGCGGAAAACCTTCGCTGGTCATGGAACGGCTGGTGATGGACGTGTGCGGGATGGGACGGCGGAAGAGGTAA
- a CDS encoding GSU2204 family CXXCH-containing (seleno)protein, giving the protein MRHIGKWLMPLPVLILCAPLALLAEEGHKPFSATMETGGAGLAVSDDISRVNEYSSVRTEPGINPYGKVDIQIDKGGVELDLNSRYLDSRDQTHGARIDVKRFFKSSFSYDAFQHWLDHDKLQYLDASIPAAPVAGAFDTTGAILGVPTATGTTNLYAYTANPIGPNFAPNFLVTRRSDGARFVTNVAPSDTATYAVQQLGRASLYGEDMVPNQDFSIVRREWKSNSDFTIPQLPNLTFHFGFREETREGWEQSIGMSKCTSCHITGQSKQISESTRDLTAGVTGKFGLLTMNYTYLNRQFRENGADPVRRYDPALSPGAALPANYYTGANSPPTFDNRMLYDYRDGYLPYDVTPDSNKDSHVVKAKVDLPRDTTVFASYVKATVDSDKSDDPGYFTLDKKTLESEYDAWSGKVSTTLWKRLTLTLRGKLEKLQDDDVAITYTPIAYNDGNAANDIFGFPGATASDILMLQTINRHSSASRDVATLGLDSVYRLAKRTTLRLSYEFKNEDRDDSFFGTTKTHTVKAALNARPTNTLSARASYTFKAIENPFQNPTAGLVPFTQSASGYGYLVGNGPTYGVEFYDRRTADLTNRPDTVHEGSLSTTWSPSPRFSATAFVRVKNESNDLNKTTWKQETYVPGVSLWYAPSDKVSMTLAYTYLKQTTENSMCQGLYDGUAGIIVSGQFGSTCDEYQYDTDVHTVSLTTNYDATEKLKLFANAMYNDAEARMNGLYFPSFAELGYTDPVLTSAFYGLQNLPRIQEYSDLRYRQIDLSAGGTYQFTPNLFMTAQAGFQQFMDDAPYVYGDQDGITYTGSVGIGYKF; this is encoded by the coding sequence ATGCGACATATCGGTAAATGGCTCATGCCGTTGCCCGTACTGATCCTCTGCGCCCCGCTTGCTCTCCTTGCCGAGGAAGGTCACAAGCCCTTCTCGGCCACCATGGAAACGGGTGGAGCGGGGCTTGCGGTCTCCGACGACATCAGCCGGGTGAACGAATATTCCTCCGTCAGAACCGAGCCCGGCATCAACCCGTACGGCAAGGTCGACATCCAAATCGACAAGGGAGGAGTCGAACTGGACCTCAACAGCCGCTACCTGGATTCCCGCGACCAGACCCACGGTGCGCGGATCGACGTGAAGCGGTTCTTCAAGAGCAGTTTCAGCTACGATGCCTTCCAGCACTGGCTCGACCATGACAAACTCCAGTATCTGGATGCCTCGATCCCGGCTGCACCGGTGGCGGGCGCGTTCGATACCACCGGAGCCATCCTCGGCGTGCCCACCGCTACCGGCACCACAAATCTTTACGCGTACACCGCCAACCCGATCGGACCGAACTTCGCGCCCAACTTCCTCGTTACGCGCAGATCCGACGGGGCTCGCTTCGTAACCAACGTGGCGCCGTCCGACACGGCAACCTATGCCGTTCAGCAACTCGGCCGGGCATCACTGTACGGCGAGGATATGGTTCCGAACCAGGACTTTTCCATCGTGCGGCGGGAGTGGAAGAGCAATTCCGACTTCACCATCCCCCAACTGCCCAATCTCACCTTTCACTTCGGTTTCCGGGAGGAGACCCGTGAAGGGTGGGAGCAATCCATCGGCATGAGCAAGTGCACCTCGTGCCACATTACCGGCCAAAGCAAGCAGATCAGCGAAAGCACCCGCGACCTGACCGCGGGAGTGACCGGCAAATTCGGTCTCCTGACCATGAACTACACCTATCTGAACCGCCAGTTCCGTGAGAACGGCGCCGATCCGGTCCGCCGCTACGACCCGGCCCTCTCGCCAGGGGCAGCGCTGCCTGCAAACTACTATACCGGGGCAAACTCCCCCCCCACCTTCGACAACCGGATGCTCTACGATTACCGGGACGGCTACCTGCCTTACGACGTGACCCCAGACTCCAACAAGGACAGCCACGTTGTCAAAGCCAAGGTTGATCTTCCCCGGGACACCACGGTCTTTGCCAGCTACGTGAAAGCAACGGTGGATAGCGACAAATCGGACGATCCCGGCTACTTCACCCTGGACAAGAAGACCCTCGAATCCGAGTATGACGCCTGGAGCGGCAAGGTCAGCACCACTCTCTGGAAACGACTGACTCTCACTCTTCGGGGCAAGCTGGAAAAACTCCAGGATGACGACGTGGCCATCACCTACACGCCCATCGCCTACAACGACGGCAATGCCGCCAATGACATCTTCGGCTTCCCCGGCGCCACGGCTTCGGACATCCTGATGCTGCAAACCATCAACCGCCACTCCAGCGCATCGCGCGACGTGGCGACCCTGGGGCTCGACTCGGTCTACCGCCTGGCGAAGCGAACCACCCTCCGCCTCTCCTACGAGTTCAAAAACGAGGATCGCGACGACTCCTTCTTCGGCACAACCAAGACGCACACCGTCAAGGCCGCCCTCAACGCCAGGCCCACCAATACCCTTTCGGCCCGGGCAAGCTACACCTTCAAGGCCATCGAAAACCCTTTCCAGAACCCAACCGCCGGGCTGGTCCCCTTCACCCAGTCGGCCAGCGGCTACGGCTACCTGGTGGGCAACGGCCCCACCTATGGCGTTGAGTTTTACGACCGCAGGACTGCCGACCTGACCAACCGCCCCGACACGGTCCACGAGGGGAGCCTTTCCACCACCTGGTCCCCCTCGCCGCGCTTCTCCGCCACGGCCTTCGTGCGGGTGAAGAATGAAAGCAACGACCTGAATAAAACCACCTGGAAACAGGAGACTTACGTGCCGGGCGTATCGCTCTGGTACGCCCCCTCGGACAAGGTGAGCATGACCCTGGCATACACCTATCTCAAGCAGACGACCGAGAATTCAATGTGCCAGGGGCTTTACGACGGCTGAGCGGGCATCATCGTATCGGGCCAGTTTGGCTCGACTTGTGACGAATACCAGTACGACACCGACGTCCACACGGTATCGCTCACCACAAACTATGACGCAACCGAGAAGCTCAAGCTCTTCGCCAATGCCATGTACAACGACGCCGAAGCCCGCATGAACGGCCTCTATTTCCCCTCGTTCGCGGAACTCGGCTACACGGACCCGGTCCTCACCTCCGCCTTCTACGGTCTGCAAAACCTGCCGCGCATCCAGGAGTATTCCGACCTCCGCTACCGGCAGATCGACCTGAGCGCCGGGGGAACGTACCAATTCACCCCCAATCTTTTCATGACCGCCCAGGCCGGATTCCAGCAGTTCATGGACGATGCCCCCTATGTCTACGGTGACCAGGACGGCATCACCTACACCGGGTCGGTCGGAATCGGTTATAAGTTCTAG
- a CDS encoding LptE family protein, translating into MTRFLIAGLAALVLAAGGGCGYRAARIGGEGSALADKTVHVDIFTNKSYRPNVEAVLTNSLIDEFVRREGSRAVEDSGELTLSGAVVSYGTAAVSYTATDTVKEYRATVTVEATLRRTDSGQVLWKGSLSAYQDFPANDDLVLQQNSEEQAIAVICRRLARELTLRMSENF; encoded by the coding sequence ATGACACGATTCCTGATCGCAGGGCTCGCGGCCCTTGTGCTAGCCGCAGGGGGCGGGTGCGGCTACCGCGCGGCCAGGATCGGGGGGGAAGGGTCGGCGTTGGCGGACAAGACCGTCCACGTTGACATCTTTACCAACAAGAGCTACCGGCCCAACGTGGAGGCGGTGCTGACGAACTCCCTCATCGACGAGTTCGTGCGCCGCGAGGGGAGCCGCGCCGTGGAGGACAGCGGTGAGTTGACCCTGTCCGGTGCCGTTGTCTCCTACGGTACTGCCGCGGTCTCGTACACCGCCACCGACACGGTGAAGGAGTACCGGGCCACGGTCACGGTGGAAGCTACGCTCCGGCGCACCGACTCGGGGCAGGTTCTCTGGAAGGGGAGCCTTTCCGCTTACCAGGACTTCCCAGCCAATGACGACCTGGTACTTCAGCAGAACAGTGAAGAGCAGGCCATAGCCGTCATCTGCCGCCGCCTGGCGCGCGAACTGACCCTCAGGATGTCCGAGAACTTTTGA
- a CDS encoding cytochrome c3 family protein encodes MKRLRLLVPAIVLLFLPVILFARDYKIVTFATETAGTVAFSHPVHLKSLGNNCTLCHNTLFKIGDKAAPVTMKAMEQGASCGACHNGKRAFGLPACTRCHVTKEVPIDIPNFGAVVFSHAFHLGLGAYGCADCHNAVFRAATNNPNVSMKAMEQGKSCGACHDGSTAFSVKGDCTRCHVVRDITFAASATFSHTLHLAAGYGCGECHGRLFTAGPDSRRYTMQEMETQKSCGGCHNGNTAFSVKGDCDRCHANVREVSFAAHDAMFSHKLHTQLLNCDSCHSGIFIGGAASRRYTMKDMEQGRSCGVCHEDKTVFGVTGNCDRCHPKTRDVSFRTAVAGNVVFSHDAHRQMYGCGDCHNGIFTTGAARVGATMADMGKGLSCGACHDGKSAFPATAADSCSRCHPLRDVNMAANSYFPHVKHLEANTCGDCHNDLFKAGPGNRRWTMPQMEQGNSCGACHDGTSAFSVRGKCGACHRETVEVAIPVKQTGITRFSHSSHTALYSCVDCHNAVVGAGVTARRVTMAAMEKGESCGACHDGKVAFTVRENCTRCHPVKDIPFTPSGARFSHDVHLKVHGCGDCHDALYRPGPDNRRVTMAEMERGTSCGACHDGSAAFPVTAGCDRCHPATKGIKYDLPADVGSVLFSHRNHTAKGYACSDCHGTIVTAGAGRKSSTMKEMEQGKSCGACHGFSMAFTVSDPVNCVRCHQRLY; translated from the coding sequence GTGAAACGCCTACGCCTTCTTGTCCCTGCCATCGTGCTTTTGTTTCTTCCCGTCATTCTCTTTGCCCGTGACTACAAGATCGTCACGTTCGCCACTGAGACCGCGGGCACGGTTGCCTTCAGCCACCCCGTTCACCTCAAGTCCCTGGGCAACAACTGCACCCTTTGCCACAACACGCTCTTCAAGATTGGCGATAAGGCTGCGCCGGTCACCATGAAGGCCATGGAGCAGGGTGCTTCGTGCGGCGCCTGCCACAACGGCAAGCGCGCCTTCGGCCTGCCGGCGTGCACCCGCTGTCATGTGACCAAAGAAGTCCCCATCGACATCCCCAACTTCGGCGCAGTGGTCTTCAGCCACGCCTTCCATCTGGGCCTCGGGGCCTACGGATGTGCCGATTGCCACAATGCCGTCTTCAGGGCGGCAACCAACAACCCCAATGTATCCATGAAGGCCATGGAGCAGGGGAAATCGTGCGGCGCCTGCCATGACGGCAGCACTGCCTTTTCGGTCAAGGGGGACTGCACCAGGTGCCATGTGGTCCGTGACATCACCTTTGCGGCATCAGCTACGTTCAGTCACACGCTCCATCTGGCAGCCGGCTACGGCTGTGGCGAGTGCCACGGGAGGCTTTTCACGGCCGGCCCTGACAGCCGGCGCTATACCATGCAGGAGATGGAGACTCAAAAATCATGCGGGGGGTGCCACAACGGCAATACCGCCTTCTCGGTCAAGGGGGATTGCGACCGGTGTCACGCCAATGTGAGGGAGGTGTCCTTCGCCGCCCACGACGCCATGTTCAGCCACAAGCTCCACACACAGCTCCTCAACTGCGACAGCTGCCACAGCGGCATCTTTATCGGCGGGGCCGCCAGCAGGCGTTACACCATGAAGGATATGGAACAGGGGCGTTCCTGTGGCGTCTGCCACGAGGATAAGACCGTTTTCGGTGTGACCGGCAACTGTGACCGCTGTCACCCGAAGACCCGTGATGTCAGCTTCAGGACGGCCGTGGCGGGGAATGTGGTCTTCAGTCACGACGCGCACCGGCAGATGTATGGCTGCGGCGACTGCCACAACGGCATTTTCACCACCGGTGCGGCCCGTGTGGGCGCCACCATGGCCGACATGGGCAAGGGCTTGTCGTGCGGCGCCTGTCACGACGGTAAAAGCGCCTTCCCGGCAACGGCCGCGGACAGCTGCAGCAGATGCCACCCCCTGCGCGACGTGAACATGGCGGCCAATTCGTATTTTCCCCATGTGAAACATCTGGAGGCCAACACCTGCGGCGACTGTCACAACGATCTGTTCAAGGCCGGCCCCGGCAACCGCCGGTGGACCATGCCCCAGATGGAACAGGGGAATTCCTGCGGCGCCTGCCATGACGGCACATCCGCCTTCTCGGTCCGCGGGAAGTGCGGCGCGTGCCACCGGGAGACCGTAGAGGTGGCCATCCCCGTAAAACAGACCGGCATAACCCGATTCAGCCACAGCTCCCATACGGCCCTCTATTCCTGCGTGGACTGTCACAATGCCGTCGTCGGCGCCGGAGTCACGGCCCGGCGTGTCACTATGGCCGCCATGGAGAAGGGCGAGTCCTGCGGCGCCTGCCACGACGGCAAGGTCGCCTTCACCGTCAGGGAGAACTGCACCAGATGCCACCCGGTGAAAGACATCCCCTTTACGCCGTCCGGCGCCCGCTTCAGCCATGACGTCCATCTCAAGGTACATGGCTGCGGTGACTGTCACGATGCCCTCTACCGGCCCGGTCCCGACAACCGGCGCGTTACCATGGCGGAGATGGAGAGGGGCACCTCCTGCGGCGCCTGTCACGACGGATCGGCTGCGTTTCCCGTCACCGCCGGCTGCGACAGGTGCCATCCCGCCACCAAGGGGATCAAGTACGATCTCCCCGCCGACGTGGGGAGCGTTCTGTTCAGCCACCGCAACCACACCGCCAAGGGATACGCCTGCAGCGACTGCCACGGCACGATCGTCACCGCCGGGGCCGGCCGGAAATCCTCCACCATGAAGGAGATGGAGCAGGGCAAATCCTGCGGTGCCTGCCACGGCTTCAGCATGGCCTTCACCGTTAGCGATCCGGTCAACTGCGTCAGGTGCCACCAGCGGCTCTACTGA
- the rpsT gene encoding 30S ribosomal protein S20, with protein sequence MAHHKSALKRIKQNKKKYLRNKHIRSTLRTFIKRVREAVEAKNADQARQALLAAIPVIDKAASKGVIHASNASRNVSRLTKLVNTLG encoded by the coding sequence TTGGCTCACCACAAATCGGCCCTGAAGAGAATCAAGCAGAACAAGAAGAAGTACCTGAGGAACAAGCACATCCGCTCTACCCTGCGGACCTTCATAAAGCGCGTGCGCGAGGCTGTTGAGGCCAAGAATGCGGACCAGGCCCGGCAAGCCCTGCTGGCCGCCATCCCGGTCATCGACAAGGCGGCCTCCAAAGGGGTCATTCATGCCTCCAATGCTTCCCGGAACGTCTCCCGCCTGACAAAGCTCGTCAACACCCTCGGCTAG
- a CDS encoding response regulator: MAEKTVLIVEDSPTMRQLIAFALKRIPGISIVEASDGVDGLKKLSAHAIDLILTDINMPVMDGLKLVSLVRSDPSHRHLPIAIITTEGAAEDRERALALGANAYITKPIQAGRVLSVARELLGISPNP, from the coding sequence ATGGCGGAAAAAACCGTACTGATCGTGGAAGATTCACCGACCATGCGACAACTGATCGCCTTTGCCCTGAAGCGGATTCCGGGGATTTCCATCGTGGAGGCGTCCGATGGGGTGGATGGTCTCAAGAAGCTCTCCGCCCATGCCATCGATCTCATCCTCACCGATATCAATATGCCGGTCATGGACGGTCTCAAGCTGGTGAGCCTCGTCCGGAGCGATCCCTCCCATCGTCACCTGCCCATTGCCATCATCACCACCGAGGGGGCCGCCGAGGACCGGGAGCGGGCACTTGCCCTGGGCGCAAACGCCTACATTACCAAGCCGATCCAGGCAGGCAGGGTCCTGTCGGTGGCAAGAGAATTGCTCGGGATATCCCCGAATCCATGA
- a CDS encoding GAF domain-containing protein — MSVEEEKGLLARADEFLQAFKKGAEFTQELLRENERLRFRTLQLEADQKGEGVAAALAVENRKLAARVEELEREIAEIIGQIRQIEAENNDFAARYVEIEEENNNLANLYIASYQLHSTLDFSEVLQIITEIIINLIGAEEFAVMLVDEKTGSLDAVAAEGISLEELPRVRLGEGVIGIAAGTGENYFAEGPETYERDLLRPMVCIPLKIKEHVIGVIAIYKLLIQKKSFASVDYELFTLLAGHAATAIFSSRIYSDSERKLSTMQGFINLLTT, encoded by the coding sequence ATGTCAGTGGAAGAGGAAAAGGGGCTGCTGGCGCGGGCCGATGAGTTTCTTCAGGCATTCAAGAAGGGGGCGGAGTTCACCCAGGAGCTGCTCCGGGAAAATGAGCGTCTCCGGTTCCGGACCCTCCAACTGGAGGCCGACCAGAAGGGCGAGGGGGTAGCGGCGGCCTTGGCCGTCGAGAACCGCAAACTTGCCGCCCGGGTAGAGGAGCTTGAGCGGGAAATAGCGGAAATCATCGGCCAGATCCGGCAGATCGAGGCGGAGAATAACGATTTCGCCGCCCGCTACGTGGAGATCGAGGAGGAGAACAACAATCTGGCCAATCTCTATATTGCCAGCTACCAGCTCCACTCGACCCTCGATTTTAGCGAAGTGCTCCAGATAATCACCGAGATCATCATCAACCTGATTGGTGCCGAGGAGTTCGCCGTGATGCTCGTCGATGAGAAGACCGGCAGCCTGGACGCCGTCGCCGCCGAAGGGATCTCGCTGGAGGAACTTCCCCGGGTGCGCCTGGGCGAGGGCGTCATCGGTATCGCTGCCGGCACCGGCGAGAACTACTTCGCCGAGGGGCCGGAGACCTACGAGCGGGACCTGCTGCGGCCGATGGTCTGCATTCCGCTGAAGATCAAGGAGCACGTCATCGGCGTCATCGCCATCTACAAGCTTCTGATCCAGAAAAAGAGCTTCGCCAGCGTCGACTACGAGTTGTTCACGCTCCTGGCGGGGCACGCGGCCACGGCTATTTTCAGCTCCCGCATCTATTCGGACTCCGAGCGCAAGCTCTCCACCATGCAGGGCTTCATCAATCTGCTGACCACGTAG